Proteins from one Mucilaginibacter jinjuensis genomic window:
- a CDS encoding response regulator, protein MAKRILIIDDNQDILDIVQETLAYENFEVMAKSDSSDYIAVVNEFKPDLIILDYRLGNINGGEICRQIKAIPALNAIPIIIFSAYVNHSNDLFAYGCDAIIDKPFDLVELIEKVNNLVDVE, encoded by the coding sequence ATGGCAAAAAGAATTTTAATAATTGATGACAATCAGGATATTCTTGACATTGTGCAGGAAACCCTGGCCTACGAAAATTTCGAGGTAATGGCCAAATCCGATTCCAGCGATTATATTGCCGTAGTTAATGAGTTTAAACCCGATCTTATTATCCTAGATTACCGGCTGGGAAATATTAACGGCGGCGAAATATGCCGGCAGATTAAAGCTATCCCTGCTCTTAACGCAATACCTATCATTATTTTTTCGGCATACGTTAACCATAGCAACGATTTGTTTGCTTACGGTTGTGATGCCATTATCGACAAGCCCTTCGATCTGGTTGAACTGATTGAGAAGGTAAATAACCTGGTGGATGTTGAATGA
- a CDS encoding BamA/TamA family outer membrane protein: protein MKILVSWLLLVLLPGLLFAQSSNSFGSAQKEVDTVGQKDLIGLFKNVFKINTAPSTSMEDAPRKSIYFSILPISSAVPGGGRALITSTTAGFYVGDRETTNISNVTFTPYFNFTGRFGLPLRSNIWLNNNNWFIQGDTRFLIYPQDTWGLGGATRQNNKISVDYKYIRFYQSALKRITSYFFAGIGYAMDYHVDVDAQHENVQNLQQFTGYQYGTSNANSFSSGVTFNLLYDTRNNSLNPLPGCYSNLVYRYNTPMLGSNAAWQSLYVDVRKYIHFTQTRQQNMLALWTYYWTTLDKGVPYLDLPSIGWDFYNRSGRGIQQNRYRGQSLAYMEAEYRRDILPSGLLGFVLFANSTSVSEPNTHQFKYIHPAGGGGLRIKFNKGSNTNIALDYGFSKGYSGFVLALGEAF from the coding sequence ATGAAGATACTCGTATCGTGGCTTTTACTTGTGCTGCTTCCGGGCTTGCTGTTTGCACAAAGCAGCAACTCGTTTGGCTCGGCGCAAAAAGAAGTTGATACGGTTGGGCAAAAGGATCTTATCGGTCTCTTTAAAAATGTCTTCAAGATAAATACTGCCCCAAGTACCAGCATGGAGGATGCGCCAAGAAAATCTATCTATTTTTCTATTCTTCCTATATCATCGGCAGTACCGGGTGGCGGCCGTGCATTAATTACCTCTACTACAGCAGGTTTTTATGTTGGCGATAGAGAAACCACCAATATATCGAACGTAACGTTTACGCCCTATTTTAACTTTACAGGCCGCTTTGGCTTACCGTTGCGTTCTAACATCTGGCTTAATAATAACAACTGGTTTATACAGGGCGATACACGGTTCCTGATATACCCGCAAGATACCTGGGGCCTTGGTGGCGCAACCCGGCAAAACAACAAAATAAGTGTCGACTATAAGTACATCAGGTTTTACCAAAGTGCCCTTAAACGTATTACATCGTACTTTTTTGCAGGTATTGGTTATGCGATGGATTACCATGTTGATGTTGATGCCCAGCACGAAAACGTACAAAACCTGCAACAATTTACCGGCTATCAATACGGCACCAGTAATGCCAATTCGTTTTCATCGGGCGTAACATTTAATTTACTGTACGATACCCGCAATAACTCGCTAAATCCCCTACCAGGCTGCTACTCAAACCTGGTTTATCGTTATAACACACCGATGCTGGGTAGTAATGCCGCCTGGCAATCGCTGTATGTTGATGTGCGTAAGTACATTCACTTTACCCAAACCCGCCAGCAAAATATGCTGGCCTTGTGGACTTATTACTGGACAACTCTCGACAAAGGTGTACCATATCTTGATCTGCCAAGTATCGGGTGGGATTTTTATAACCGATCTGGCCGGGGAATTCAGCAAAATCGTTACCGTGGGCAAAGCCTTGCTTATATGGAAGCTGAGTACCGACGGGATATTTTACCAAGCGGGTTACTGGGCTTCGTATTATTTGCCAACAGTACTTCGGTTTCCGAACCTAATACCCACCAGTTTAAATACATTCACCCTGCTGGTGGTGGTGGTTTGCGGATAAAATTCAATAAAGGATCTAATACCAATATTGCTTTAGATTATGGTTTCAGCAAAGGCTACTCGGGTTTTGTGCTGGCTTTGGGCGAGGCATTTTAA
- a CDS encoding PAS domain-containing sensor histidine kinase: protein MLTNTLSDNLFLSIFEKSTNALLVKADAAFTVVAVSDAYLQMASISREEIVGHGFFEILTKLTEHFYVADALSNSFQQVIKTREIAYLQYPDHLNVFVHQSGQHYWSVTNKPVLDEDGKVAYIIHTPVNITEQITQEVAKQAQLHGDALFRKLVMQAPFAISVCSGYELVIETANKQILELWGKSEAVLGKPLAVAVPELEGQPFVQLLRNVLASGEPHYGTETPAVLMRNGVKDTFYFNFVYYPLEENNEYTGVIIIATDVTEQVQARHVIEESEKQFRNLISQSSVAMGIMRGPDMVIDLYNDALLKIWDKTGQQVTGKKLIDVFPELKDQQYPALLKQVYETGEPFEGNEVPAYIETNSGLVLLYITFSYRPLFDVGHRVWGIMVTAYDVTGQVEARHKLELAEESLRLATEATGFGTFDVDLIKGSIVYSPRLAEIFGYDNTKQFTHKDLQSHVHPEDMGTVQKAFQKALTNGGLYFYEVRNIWPDRSIHWFRTQGSLLFDDDGKPIRMVGAVVDVTSQRHIINELKRSEENLRMATQAAELGTFDWNVAEDKLEWDKRHRQLFGYSLTDTITLDRFLKGLHPDDHERVIEALDYACNKQLSEGDYDVDYRIISFNEKKLRWIRAKGKAVFDEQGNPLRLVGTVVDITDRKQDEIRKNDFIAMASHELKTPLTSLKAYIQMLLSSARKSDNQFFSASLEKADNQIEKMTKLIYGFLDLSKIESGKLQLELSNFNINDAINEAVVDVRPITQSHQIVLEPTEDLIVHADREKIMQVAVNLINNAVKYSPKGTTITLSTLDTGNWVEVAVKDQGIGINTYDLQKIFQRFYRVQDEKTRGFSGFGIGLYLSAEIMALHHGEIDVKSEAGQGSTFYFRLPKAL from the coding sequence GTGTTAACTAATACGCTGTCAGACAATCTGTTTCTAAGCATCTTTGAAAAATCAACAAATGCACTGCTGGTTAAAGCCGATGCTGCTTTTACAGTTGTTGCGGTAAGTGATGCTTATTTGCAAATGGCGAGTATCAGCAGGGAAGAAATAGTAGGGCATGGCTTTTTTGAAATACTTACCAAACTCACCGAACATTTTTATGTTGCCGATGCACTAAGCAATTCTTTTCAGCAGGTTATAAAAACCCGCGAAATTGCTTATTTGCAATACCCTGATCATTTAAATGTATTTGTACACCAGAGCGGCCAGCATTACTGGTCGGTAACCAATAAGCCTGTATTAGATGAGGATGGTAAGGTGGCCTATATCATCCACACCCCCGTTAATATTACCGAACAAATAACCCAGGAGGTTGCCAAACAAGCACAATTACATGGCGATGCCTTGTTCCGTAAACTGGTTATGCAGGCGCCGTTTGCCATTAGTGTTTGCAGTGGCTACGAGTTAGTTATTGAGACAGCCAATAAACAGATATTGGAACTTTGGGGCAAATCTGAAGCTGTTTTAGGGAAGCCCCTGGCTGTAGCTGTGCCCGAACTGGAAGGCCAGCCCTTTGTACAACTGTTAAGAAATGTATTGGCCAGCGGTGAGCCGCATTATGGGACAGAAACCCCTGCTGTTTTAATGCGTAATGGCGTTAAAGATACCTTCTACTTTAACTTTGTTTATTACCCTTTAGAAGAAAATAACGAATATACCGGCGTAATTATCATCGCCACAGATGTTACCGAGCAGGTGCAGGCCAGGCATGTAATAGAAGAGAGCGAAAAGCAGTTCCGTAACCTCATTTCACAGTCGTCTGTTGCGATGGGGATTATGCGCGGCCCCGATATGGTGATTGATCTGTATAACGATGCGCTGTTAAAAATATGGGATAAAACCGGGCAGCAGGTTACAGGTAAAAAGCTGATTGATGTATTCCCCGAACTAAAAGATCAGCAGTATCCAGCCTTGCTTAAGCAGGTATATGAAACAGGTGAGCCTTTTGAGGGCAATGAAGTGCCTGCCTATATTGAAACCAATAGTGGGCTTGTACTATTATATATCACTTTTTCATACAGGCCGCTTTTTGATGTTGGGCACCGGGTATGGGGCATTATGGTTACCGCCTATGATGTTACCGGGCAGGTAGAGGCACGCCATAAACTGGAGCTGGCCGAAGAAAGCTTACGACTGGCTACTGAGGCTACAGGTTTCGGTACGTTTGATGTTGACCTTATTAAAGGCAGTATCGTTTATTCGCCACGGTTGGCTGAGATTTTCGGGTACGATAATACAAAGCAATTCACACATAAAGATCTGCAATCGCATGTACATCCCGAGGATATGGGTACCGTGCAAAAGGCTTTTCAAAAAGCATTAACCAACGGGGGATTGTACTTCTATGAAGTGCGCAATATATGGCCTGATAGATCGATCCACTGGTTCCGCACACAGGGCAGCTTGTTGTTTGATGACGATGGTAAACCTATCCGCATGGTAGGGGCCGTGGTGGATGTTACCTCGCAACGGCATATCATTAACGAACTAAAACGAAGTGAAGAAAACCTGCGCATGGCAACCCAGGCTGCAGAGTTGGGCACCTTTGACTGGAATGTAGCCGAAGATAAACTGGAGTGGGACAAACGCCACAGACAGTTGTTTGGGTACTCGTTAACCGATACCATTACCTTAGATAGGTTTTTAAAAGGCCTCCACCCTGATGACCATGAGCGGGTGATTGAAGCGCTTGATTATGCCTGCAATAAACAACTAAGCGAAGGTGATTATGATGTTGATTACCGAATTATTAGTTTCAACGAGAAAAAACTGCGCTGGATAAGGGCCAAGGGTAAGGCTGTGTTTGACGAGCAGGGTAACCCCTTGCGTTTGGTAGGTACAGTGGTTGATATTACCGACCGCAAGCAGGATGAGATCCGTAAGAATGATTTTATAGCCATGGCCAGTCATGAGCTTAAAACACCACTTACTTCGCTCAAAGCATATATCCAGATGCTGCTCTCGAGTGCGCGAAAATCTGATAACCAGTTTTTCAGTGCTTCGCTCGAAAAGGCAGATAACCAGATTGAGAAAATGACGAAGCTGATCTATGGTTTTCTCGATCTGTCGAAAATAGAATCGGGAAAGTTACAGCTTGAGCTCAGTAATTTTAATATCAACGATGCTATTAATGAAGCCGTTGTTGATGTAAGGCCTATTACACAAAGCCACCAGATTGTGCTTGAACCTACAGAAGATCTGATTGTACATGCCGATCGTGAAAAGATTATGCAGGTGGCTGTTAACCTCATCAATAATGCGGTTAAATATTCGCCCAAAGGTACTACGATAACTTTATCGACACTCGATACTGGGAATTGGGTTGAAGTGGCTGTGAAAGATCAGGGTATCGGAATTAATACCTACGATCTGCAAAAAATATTTCAACGCTTTTACCGTGTACAGGATGAGAAGACCCGTGGCTTCTCGGGCTTTGGTATCGGGCTGTACCTCTCTGCCGAAATTATGGCTCTGCATCATGGCGAAATTGATGTAAAAAGCGAAGCGGGGCAAGGTTCAACCTTTTATTTCCGTTTACCGAAAGCCTTATAA
- a CDS encoding glycoside hydrolase family 5 protein, protein MKKFTAFVCLMGLIYTSAISQPKKFISVKGKEIVDINNKPFLIKGTNLGNWLIPEGYMFKFKDISSPKLINEAFNELIGPEETKAFWTKYLDNYITEGDIHYLKSIGCNSIRVPFNYRLFTNETYLGTTDANRGFRILDRLIGWCKKENLYVILDMHAAPGGQTGDNIDDGDGYPFLFTSAASRKLTVDIWTKIAARYYNEPIVLGYDLLNEPIAHYFNTAEINPYLEPVYKEIVAGIRTVDKNHLVFLGGAQWDSNFKVFGKPFDSKAVYTFHKYWTASTQDVIQDYLDFRDKYNVPVYCGETGENKNDWDEAFRKMLEKNNVGWHFWPYKKMDAESSFMTFNKPDGYDTIVEYTEKKRESFEDIRKAAPADRAAIKKALYDMIENSKFANARPNKAYSDALGLK, encoded by the coding sequence ATGAAAAAATTTACCGCATTTGTATGCCTTATGGGGCTTATTTACACATCGGCTATCAGTCAGCCGAAAAAATTCATCAGTGTAAAAGGCAAAGAAATTGTTGATATTAATAATAAGCCTTTTTTAATCAAAGGCACAAATTTGGGTAACTGGCTTATCCCAGAGGGCTATATGTTTAAATTTAAAGACATTAGTTCGCCAAAACTGATCAATGAGGCTTTTAATGAACTCATTGGCCCTGAAGAGACTAAAGCCTTCTGGACTAAGTATCTCGATAACTATATTACTGAAGGAGATATCCATTATTTAAAGAGCATTGGCTGTAACTCTATCCGGGTACCGTTTAACTATCGTTTGTTTACTAACGAAACTTATTTGGGTACTACCGATGCCAATCGTGGGTTCAGGATCTTAGACCGCTTAATTGGCTGGTGTAAAAAAGAAAACCTGTATGTGATACTGGATATGCACGCTGCACCCGGCGGCCAAACCGGCGATAATATTGATGATGGCGATGGGTACCCTTTCCTTTTCACCAGTGCGGCATCGCGTAAGCTTACTGTGGATATCTGGACTAAGATTGCTGCCCGTTACTATAACGAGCCCATTGTTTTAGGATATGATTTACTGAACGAACCTATTGCGCATTATTTTAACACAGCAGAAATTAACCCATACCTGGAGCCTGTGTACAAAGAAATTGTAGCTGGCATTCGTACGGTTGATAAAAATCACCTCGTGTTTTTGGGTGGAGCGCAATGGGATAGTAACTTTAAAGTGTTTGGTAAACCATTTGATAGCAAAGCAGTGTATACGTTTCACAAATACTGGACGGCCAGCACGCAGGACGTAATACAGGATTATCTTGATTTTAGAGATAAATATAATGTGCCGGTTTATTGCGGCGAAACCGGCGAGAATAAGAACGACTGGGATGAAGCCTTCCGCAAAATGCTGGAGAAAAATAATGTGGGCTGGCACTTCTGGCCATACAAAAAAATGGATGCCGAAAGCAGTTTCATGACCTTTAATAAACCTGATGGTTATGATACCATAGTTGAATATACCGAAAAGAAACGCGAAAGCTTTGAAGATATCCGTAAAGCTGCCCCTGCAGACCGGGCTGCCATTAAAAAGGCATTATATGATATGATTGAGAATAGCAAGTTTGCCAATGCACGCCCTAATAAGGCTTATAGTGATGCGTTAGGGTTGAAATAA